The following DNA comes from Solea solea chromosome 6, fSolSol10.1, whole genome shotgun sequence.
CCTGTCGCCCCAATGTCAGccaggattggcaccagcagccccaagACCCTAATGTCAAATTCGTAACactatttgtatgctgcgtcctttATCTGAGAAGAGGCTCTGTTTTCAGGCGGCTCTTACTCAGACATGACAGAGGGagtgcttgtgtgtatacagtggtcGCGCAGTGAGAAaaaagcatttatcccatcaaattACCAAACAGCCAGGGGtatttttgagcagtagaattcaggTAAGTGAAGTTGCTCAGTCTTCATGGATTAAAAGTGCACCTCAGTGAACACTGGTAGCCTACTGTTGATTTTTGCAGACGCTTTTCCTGACACCACAGTAGTGTAAACAAGGTGACTTACATGATGTGGATAGTTGTGGACTTTGCTTTGTATCAGACTTTAGTGAAGGTGTGCCACTCATTGATTTGATCTGTGGCATGCATGGATTAGAAGTTACAGTAAACAACAGTGGAGGTAAAAGTACCAAATGTGCTGAGGCAAAGCCCAATGACATACAGAGAAATGGCATCATTCATGACGTTCATGAAAAAACATCCCACTGTCCGAAGACAGATCCTGGGAAAAGCATGAAATCTGAATAGTCATCTCCCAGATTTGGAAactacattttctttgtttttatgtaaagaaTGGAAAAGGAACAAAAGTGACACTTATTAACAGCAATATTAACTTAAGTAAAGAATATTATACTTTTAATCAATAGCAAATTTGGAGTGAATTTGTTGTGGTTGTCAGTAGTGACGTGGTAAGATGTTATCCGGTTATGTGCAAACGGGTTGTGTTaatatttttaagaaaaagatGTTAATAAATCCCTTATGACATCCGCTCATACTATAAAATACTATAGTTTTACTGATAATTTTGTcaatatgtgtcttttttttatatggcATGCAACACAAAGACAACTACTTTCACCTTCTTTCATCTGTCTGTGTTAAAGAACTTTGACTTCAGACTTCAAAAGTTGATTGGGGACAAGTTCAAACTGTGAAGAGGATCAttgcacctctcagtgtacGGAAGAAATAACTTTGAATAGAGTTTCCCTTGAATAGAGCGCCACCCTCTGTTTCTACACTATATTGCACGCCAGTCActtcatgaaaataaaatgtacttggaTGCATTATTGTCTCTGAAAATAGAGGCATGTTTCCCTGTTTGCCAAGAGTAAACTAAGACTTTCTATTAACTATTGTTATTATCTTAAAGTGATATGTGTTTTcgcaaataaatacaatatccGTGAAGCATAGGTAAGAGTTTTTTCCAGACCTTTTGATAAAAAATTATTCAAAGCAGGCTTAAGTTTGGTTAGTTTGACTTTACTTGAGAAGAACTTGAGGAGAATctgttgatatatatatatatacatccatatatgtgtgtgtatatatgcctgttttttgtgaaaattatccaaaatgtcattttataaaCGGTTTATAAACAGAAAAATTCTActctttaaatatgtttgtagtGTTTAGCCATTTATTTCATGCTATACGCGACGCCTGATGCACAAAAATGATGGAAAATTCAATTATAAAAAAGCTTGTAGTCATTGTTTACTGTAATatgtgtctagtttggtcagtacgAGCACCAATCAAGTGGAATAACAATACGTGTTATTTCAtataatttgaaaataaaagtgtttgttttgacatggaatgtattatgatgcaaaatgaatatagtaatacatacaaacatgtagAAATagctcattataacttgatattaagtggtgggccacatgaaattgatgTGGCCCACCACATCAATTTCATGTTTCATTATCTAGCAAATGATTGCTAGATAATCTAGCAATCATTTCTAATCAGTGGCCTAAAGAGCTTTATGCAACGAGTATggctggggggaaaaagaacaaaCGACCCCTCTGGTGGTTTCATCTCACCATCATCATGGTAACCACCCCCCGCCATTACCACCAGAGAAGAGATGTGTGTCAGGGAATTCCATCTCCATGACGACAACAAACAGGTCTGTCAGTGTGTCTTACACACAGGTGAAACATTAGCTGCACTGAGAGAGCgagaccaaacacacacacacacaaacacactggtcAGGACAGATGGCAGAGTCTGAGCGAACATCTGAACCCATCAACTTTGTGCATCAGGATGAAATCTGGTAAATCTTAACTTAACCTTGTGTTTATTCTGATAGGTTTCTTATGTTTAAACAATAATTAATAGTATTGTTGGAATCTACAAGTGAGTCTTTGTGATGTCATGTAACAGCTGAAGAATATTTTATATCATCATTAGGTTTTTCTTGATTCAATTatgtttcctcttgtttttttctcattattttCCAGGTAATGCAGCTATATAGCTTTatataataagtaaataaagctGTGCAAAATGTTGGTACATCTTCAGAAGGACTTttaagacagagaaagaaaaagagcaaaTGTTCTCATGGCAGTGGTTATTGCCTGAGGGGGTAGCAGCCTGTTTCATGCATGATTTCCATCTGTGTGTAGGAAAGCGCATGTAAAGCTGGAGAAGGATTCAGCTGAGATCTGGCCCAACAAGTGGGGCTTCCTGACTGAGGTCTACAAGGAggtaaaagcacacacacatactgtagcagAAGGAGATTTAAGAAGTCCTTAAATGTTTcagtcacacaacacaacaattcaaaataatatgCATTGAAAggtaatatgtgtgtgtgtgctaattaTACAGTGCTACAGTATACTTTACTGCTGTTATGTCAAACTTCACATGCAGACCAGGTCAGGCTGCAGTGAAAACGCGAACAGACATATTTTGTAAAAACACCTCTGTCCTTCCTTACTATATTTGCAAGACACACAATTGCGCGCCCCTTCCCCAACATCATATAAACACTTGTAATATCACCCACCTGTTTAATGTAAACTACTGCTGAATGGCTGCTGTGCATCAATAACTTAATGTACTATTCCTTTATACCCAATTTTAGTCAATTAAGTCGATACAGCTGGaaaataaccacatgttgattTAAGTTTCCATTTGGGTTGTAGTGGAGCGGATGTAAAAAAAGACAGTTCATAACTACTCTGACAGCTCCAGTCTCTCGCTTGTGCCTTTGTATTTTTTCGTGGCTGGAATTAAACTTAAGTGTTTTACCAAACCTCATCTGTTGCTTGTGTTTCAGTACAAGACGGAGAATATGAGGCTGAAGGAAGCAGAGAGAGCGGAGCCACAACCTGTGACCCCTCCAGACAAATACATCCACGTAggacatctatctatctatctatctatctatctatctatccat
Coding sequences within:
- the LOC131460585 gene encoding uncharacterized protein C20orf85-like, with the translated sequence MAESERTSEPINFVHQDEIWKAHVKLEKDSAEIWPNKWGFLTEVYKEYKTENMRLKEAERAEPQPVTPPDKYIHVGPSPPIPRTTQALIGWRSGHSHLQLDKYGVVHHGRRSFLKELGWPFDACG